Genomic segment of Coffea arabica cultivar ET-39 chromosome 1e, Coffea Arabica ET-39 HiFi, whole genome shotgun sequence:
AGGTTTACCTTGTGTATAGCGTTGTGCTTAATCAATGTATGGCATTTGACTTATCTTGCACAATCATGACAATGATACTCAATATTCTCCAGATGATACATCTGAATCCGCTTTTGAGGCCTTAGATCAATCATCTGAAGGATGGCTAGCTAGTTGCTTTACTGATGCAGACAGCCCTGGTGATCTGTATGTTGCTGTAGACATTattattgttgaaatttttttttaatgtagtaCTTTTGTAGTTGTATAATCTGATTCTCGGTATTGTGCGCAGCATTTCTGATGTTCAAATTGATATAGAAGGTATATGAGTATGGCTTTGACAGTTTAAGCTTCAGTTTGTGTTTAGCTTCACCATTTCCTCCCTTCTTTTTGCACTCAATGTCAGTTTTCTATTACTTGTAGAACTTCTCAACAACGAACCAGAACCTGCAGTAAGCACAAATCAATGTCGTCCTGCTCGGACTCAAAGAAATGTCTTCAGAGGTGCTAAtccttgctctctctctttatAGTACTTTATTCTTACAAGTAAAGATTTTCAGCTTTTGTGAAATTTGGACTATGTCAACTGTTACTGTAAGCCTTCGACGTTCCTATAGCACGACAAGCGCTGTGTCCTAGTAAAAATGGACACTGTTCGCTAACTTGTCTCTAGTTTTATTTGGAATGAAACAAGAGTCACCACTGAACTTCTTGGTTTATACCTGAAGGAAAATCAAGTGACTTCCATTTGTCTACCCTCAGGTAGGAAATCTTACATCCAGACTCCTGCAAATTCGGCTTCAACTGTTGCCTACCCCTTTGCCTTCATCAAACCATGTGCTGTTCGTGGAGATGTCACTCTGAAGGACATTAACCAGAGAATACACGCTCCACCACCATCAAAATTAAAGCAAAGTTATGACGACCCTGCTGCTTATCCAACTTCGGCATTTTCTGGGAAACTGGTGATTGGCAGCACAAAAATCCACACCGAAGGAGGAAAAGGCAGCATTACAATTATGAGAACTAAAGGTTGATGCCGTGAGGCGCTGGAATCTCTCTGTTTTCGAGTGTTACATAAACTTAACAGGCCAACCATTGTAGAGTTAATTTGAGGTTGTGCTAAACAATGAGCCAGTGGACCAATATTTGCGATTGGAATGGGAAAGAAATCGTATCCTCTATATTCATTACCATGTATACCGGATAGCACTATAAAATCACTTTAATTATAGTATACATCATTCTTGGT
This window contains:
- the LOC113713787 gene encoding protein XRI1 isoform X1, encoding MDYDIENNEMWDWQGTNICLQENIESAGMSKCLWSDMKQNQDVSYIFDNEITPVKDCGDLVYYVNNYEEMSEKLEKLEEPSSQVKRRRMLQFDSEGLNTPFCNEDTSSSYLRSKDKENSAEEAVSEKSHLVSGYADDTSESAFEALDQSSEGWLASCFTDADSPGDLISDVQIDIEELLNNEPEPAVSTNQCRPARTQRNVFRGRKSYIQTPANSASTVAYPFAFIKPCAVRGDVTLKDINQRIHAPPPSKLKQSYDDPAAYPTSAFSGKLVIGSTKIHTEGGKGSITIMRTKG
- the LOC113713787 gene encoding protein XRI1 isoform X5; this translates as MCLLESAGMSKCLWSDMKQNQDVSYIFDNEITPVKDCGDLVYYVNNYEEMSEKLEKLEEPSSQVKRRRMLQFDSEGLNTPFCNEDTSSSYLRSKDKENSAEEAVSEKSHLVSGYADDTSESAFEALDQSSEGWLASCFTDADSPGDLISDVQIDIEELLNNEPEPAVSTNQCRPARTQRNVFRGRKSYIQTPANSASTVAYPFAFIKPCAVRGDVTLKDINQRIHAPPPSKLKQSYDDPAAYPTSAFSGKLVIGSTKIHTEGGKGSITIMRTKG
- the LOC113713787 gene encoding protein XRI1 isoform X4; the encoded protein is MILKTKSAGMSKCLWSDMKQNQDVSYIFDNEITPVKDCGDLVYYVNNYEEMSEKLEKLEEPSSQVKRRRMLQFDSEGLNTPFCNEDTSSSYLRSKDKENSAEEAVSEKSHLVSGYADDTSESAFEALDQSSEGWLASCFTDADSPGDLISDVQIDIEELLNNEPEPAVSTNQCRPARTQRNVFRGRKSYIQTPANSASTVAYPFAFIKPCAVRGDVTLKDINQRIHAPPPSKLKQSYDDPAAYPTSAFSGKLVIGSTKIHTEGGKGSITIMRTKG
- the LOC113713787 gene encoding protein XRI1 isoform X3: MWDWQGTNICLQENIESAGMSKCLWSDMKQNQDVSYIFDNEITPVKDCGDLVYYVNNYEEMSEKLEKLEEPSSQVKRRRMLQFDSEGLNTPFCNEDTSSSYLRSKDKENSAEEAVSEKSHLVSGYADDTSESAFEALDQSSEGWLASCFTDADSPGDLISDVQIDIEELLNNEPEPAVSTNQCRPARTQRNVFRGRKSYIQTPANSASTVAYPFAFIKPCAVRGDVTLKDINQRIHAPPPSKLKQSYDDPAAYPTSAFSGKLVIGSTKIHTEGGKGSITIMRTKG
- the LOC113713787 gene encoding protein XRI1 isoform X2 produces the protein MDYDIENNEMWDWQGTNICLQENIESAGMSKCLWSDMKQNQDVSYIFDNEITPVKDCGDLVYYVNNYEMSEKLEKLEEPSSQVKRRRMLQFDSEGLNTPFCNEDTSSSYLRSKDKENSAEEAVSEKSHLVSGYADDTSESAFEALDQSSEGWLASCFTDADSPGDLISDVQIDIEELLNNEPEPAVSTNQCRPARTQRNVFRGRKSYIQTPANSASTVAYPFAFIKPCAVRGDVTLKDINQRIHAPPPSKLKQSYDDPAAYPTSAFSGKLVIGSTKIHTEGGKGSITIMRTKG